In the genome of Pseudomonas bubulae, one region contains:
- the mltB gene encoding lytic murein transglycosylase B gives MQAMRGWAARYASWVGLLGLFGTAQGALAGDYEGSPQVAEFVGEMTRDYGFAGEQLMGVFREAERKQSILDAISRPAERVKQWKEYGPMFLTDARVARGVDFWREHEAVLARAEQEYGVPAQVIVSIIGVETFYGRNTGNYRVIDALSTLGFDYPPRAEFFRKELREFLLLSREEQVDPLTLKGSYAGAMGLPQFMPSSFRAYAVDFDGDGHINIWSNPDDAIGSVASYFKRHGWVAGEPVVIRADVTGDRADEGLTQGIEPVKTVGELRALGWSSHDALRDDMPVTAFRLEGADGPEYWMGLKNFYAITRYNRSVMYAMAVHQLSDLLVQARGNK, from the coding sequence ATGCAAGCAATGCGTGGCTGGGCTGCTCGATACGCGTCGTGGGTAGGCCTGCTGGGTCTGTTCGGGACCGCACAGGGTGCGCTGGCCGGTGACTACGAAGGCTCGCCCCAAGTGGCTGAGTTCGTAGGCGAAATGACCCGTGATTACGGATTTGCCGGCGAGCAGCTGATGGGCGTGTTCCGCGAAGCCGAGCGCAAGCAAAGCATCCTCGATGCCATTTCGCGCCCGGCCGAACGGGTCAAGCAGTGGAAAGAGTACGGCCCGATGTTTTTGACCGACGCCCGCGTCGCCCGCGGTGTCGATTTCTGGCGCGAGCACGAAGCTGTTCTGGCCCGCGCCGAGCAGGAGTATGGCGTTCCGGCCCAGGTGATTGTGTCGATTATCGGCGTCGAAACCTTTTATGGTCGCAACACCGGTAACTACCGCGTGATCGATGCCTTGTCGACCCTGGGTTTCGATTACCCGCCCCGCGCCGAGTTTTTCCGCAAGGAACTGCGAGAGTTCCTGTTGCTGAGCCGCGAAGAACAGGTTGACCCGCTGACCCTGAAGGGTTCCTATGCCGGAGCCATGGGCTTGCCGCAGTTTATGCCGAGCAGCTTTCGCGCCTATGCCGTGGATTTCGACGGTGATGGCCATATCAATATCTGGAGCAACCCGGACGATGCCATCGGTAGCGTTGCCAGCTACTTCAAACGTCATGGCTGGGTAGCCGGTGAGCCGGTGGTGATTCGCGCCGATGTGACCGGTGATCGCGCCGATGAAGGCCTGACCCAGGGCATTGAACCGGTCAAGACCGTCGGGGAGTTGCGAGCGCTGGGCTGGTCGAGTCATGATGCGCTGCGCGACGATATGCCGGTCACGGCGTTCCGTCTGGAAGGCGCCGATGGCCCTGAGTACTGGATGGGCCTGAAAAACTTTTATGCGATCACACGCTATAACCGAAGCGTGATGTACGCCATGGCAGTGCATCAACTGTCCGATCTGCTGGTTCAAGCACGGGGCAACAAGTAA
- a CDS encoding septal ring lytic transglycosylase RlpA family protein, protein MPFLATRTPLKLAACAAVALLLVSCSSSRSTPPQTSTAVSSKPGLDINRAHKDGAPWWDVDVSRIPDATPTLHTGPYKAAPYSVLGKTYFPMQESKTYVASGTASWYGTKFHGQNTANGEVYDLYGMSAAHKTLPLPSYVKVTNLDNGKAVILRVNDRGPFYSDRIIDLSYAAAKKLGYAETGTARVKVEGIDPQAWWAQRGRPAPLMLNEPKVAQNTAPTVSTGKVEQWTPPAQQHAADVVPVSPMAKGQGTYLQVGAFANPDAAELLRSKLSGMVSTPVFISSIVRNQQTLHRVRMGPIASAGEVAQTQNSVRLANLGQPSVVTSDQ, encoded by the coding sequence ATGCCGTTTCTAGCGACCCGTACACCTTTGAAACTCGCCGCCTGCGCCGCTGTTGCGTTGCTGCTGGTGAGCTGCTCGAGCAGTCGCTCGACGCCCCCGCAAACATCGACCGCGGTCAGTTCCAAGCCGGGCCTGGATATCAACCGTGCCCACAAGGACGGTGCGCCGTGGTGGGATGTTGACGTTTCGCGCATCCCCGACGCCACGCCGACCCTGCACACCGGGCCTTACAAGGCGGCGCCGTACTCGGTGCTGGGCAAGACCTATTTCCCGATGCAAGAGTCCAAGACCTATGTGGCCTCGGGCACCGCGTCCTGGTACGGCACCAAGTTTCACGGCCAGAACACCGCCAATGGCGAGGTCTATGACCTGTACGGCATGAGCGCGGCGCACAAGACTTTGCCGCTGCCCAGCTACGTCAAGGTGACCAACCTGGATAACGGCAAGGCCGTGATCCTGCGCGTCAACGACCGTGGCCCGTTTTATTCGGATCGTATTATCGACTTGTCCTACGCTGCTGCCAAAAAGCTCGGCTATGCCGAAACCGGTACGGCCCGGGTCAAGGTTGAAGGTATTGACCCTCAGGCCTGGTGGGCTCAGCGCGGTCGCCCTGCGCCGCTGATGCTCAACGAACCGAAAGTGGCCCAGAACACCGCCCCGACCGTGTCCACCGGCAAGGTTGAGCAATGGACGCCGCCCGCACAGCAGCATGCTGCCGATGTGGTTCCGGTCAGTCCAATGGCCAAGGGCCAGGGTACCTACCTTCAGGTCGGTGCCTTTGCCAATCCGGACGCTGCCGAGTTGCTTCGTTCCAAACTCAGTGGCATGGTCAGTACCCCCGTGTTTATCAGTTCGATTGTGCGCAATCAGCAAACCTTGCATCGTGTACGCATGGGGCCAATAGCCTCGGCGGGTGAGGTGGCACAAACACAAAACAGCGTGCGCCTGGCCAATCTGGGCCAGCCGAGCGTTGTGACGTCGGATCAGTAA
- a CDS encoding D-alanyl-D-alanine carboxypeptidase family protein, translating into MNITTFAKRLCLLVPLIVTPAAWAVEMMPSPPQLAAKSYVLMDASSGNVLVENNGDQRLPPASLTKLMTAYIATLEIRRGQIGENDPVTVSENAWRTGGSRMFIKVGTQVSVSDLLHGIIIQSGNDASVALSEHIAGSEDAFADMMNKTAGELGMSNSHFMNPTGLPNPDHYSSAHDMSLLARAIIHEDPTHYAIYSQKEFFWNGIKQPNRNLLLWRDKTVDGLKTGHTDEAGYCMVSSAVRDGMRLIAVVFGTNSEAARAAETQKLLTYGFRFFETQTFYQKGTELAQAPVWKGTTNQVKAGLADDLTMTLPKGQLKKLAASMTMNPQLMAPIAKGDVIGKVEVKLDDKVVHSADLIALEPVEEGGIFRRVWDSIRLFFYGLFN; encoded by the coding sequence ATGAACATCACCACCTTTGCCAAACGCCTGTGCCTGCTAGTACCGCTGATCGTCACTCCTGCCGCCTGGGCAGTCGAGATGATGCCGTCGCCACCACAACTTGCAGCCAAGTCCTATGTTCTGATGGATGCCAGCAGCGGTAACGTGCTGGTCGAGAACAACGGCGACCAGCGTCTGCCGCCAGCCAGCCTGACCAAGCTGATGACCGCTTACATCGCGACTCTGGAAATCCGTCGTGGCCAGATCGGCGAAAACGACCCGGTAACTGTCAGCGAAAACGCATGGCGCACCGGTGGTTCGCGGATGTTCATCAAGGTCGGCACCCAGGTGTCGGTCAGCGACCTGCTGCATGGCATCATCATCCAGTCGGGTAACGACGCCAGCGTCGCCCTGTCCGAGCACATTGCCGGCAGCGAAGACGCTTTTGCCGACATGATGAACAAGACCGCCGGTGAGCTGGGCATGTCCAACAGCCACTTCATGAACCCGACCGGCCTGCCGAATCCGGATCACTACTCGTCGGCTCACGACATGTCGTTGCTGGCTCGCGCCATCATCCACGAAGACCCGACTCACTACGCGATCTACTCGCAGAAAGAGTTCTTCTGGAACGGTATCAAGCAGCCTAACCGCAACCTGTTGTTGTGGCGCGACAAAACCGTTGATGGTCTGAAAACCGGTCACACCGACGAAGCCGGCTATTGCATGGTGTCTTCGGCCGTACGTGATGGCATGCGCCTGATCGCCGTGGTGTTCGGCACCAACAGTGAAGCGGCCCGTGCTGCAGAGACCCAGAAGCTGCTGACCTACGGTTTCCGTTTCTTCGAAACCCAGACCTTCTACCAGAAGGGCACCGAGCTGGCTCAGGCTCCGGTCTGGAAAGGCACCACCAACCAGGTCAAGGCTGGCCTGGCGGATGACCTGACCATGACCCTGCCAAAAGGCCAACTGAAAAAGCTGGCTGCAAGCATGACCATGAACCCGCAACTGATGGCCCCTATCGCCAAAGGTGATGTGATCGGCAAGGTTGAGGTCAAACTTGACGACAAGGTTGTGCACAGTGCTGACCTGATCGCCCTTGAGCCCGTCGAGGAAGGTGGTATTTTCCGACGCGTGTGGGATAGCATCCGTCTATTCTTCTACGGGCTGTTCAACTGA
- a CDS encoding DUF493 domain-containing protein translates to MSDTEVKAPKIEFPNVDYPVKVISDTGVGNKDKIIDIVKKHATVNDDRVDERQSTNGKYTTIQLHIVATDQDQLYNINSELRATGFVHMVL, encoded by the coding sequence ATGAGCGATACCGAAGTAAAGGCGCCAAAGATCGAATTCCCCAACGTGGATTACCCGGTTAAGGTGATCAGCGACACGGGTGTGGGCAATAAGGACAAAATCATCGATATCGTCAAGAAACACGCGACGGTCAACGATGATCGTGTCGATGAGCGCCAGAGCACCAACGGCAAGTACACGACGATCCAGCTGCATATCGTGGCAACTGATCAGGATCAGCTCTACAACATCAACAGCGAATTGCGAGCCACCGGCTTCGTACATATGGTGTTGTGA
- the lipB gene encoding lipoyl(octanoyl) transferase LipB, with protein sequence MSQVLGIRELGQLDYERTWLAMQRFTDERKLVPDTQDEVWLVQHPPVFTQGQAGKAEHLLLPGDIPVVKSDRGGQVTYHGPGQLVAYLMLDVRRLGYGVRELVTRMEQCLIDLLASYGVSAAAKADAPGVYVDGAKIASLGLRIRNGCSFHGLALNVDMDLEPFRRINPCGYAGLAMTQLRDHAGPIEFAEVGARLRSQLVKHLDYAEQTTLTGGID encoded by the coding sequence ATGTCGCAGGTCTTGGGTATTCGTGAGCTGGGCCAGCTTGATTACGAGCGCACCTGGCTGGCGATGCAGCGTTTCACCGATGAGCGCAAGCTTGTGCCGGACACGCAAGACGAAGTCTGGCTGGTGCAGCACCCGCCGGTGTTTACCCAAGGCCAGGCAGGCAAGGCCGAGCATCTGCTGCTACCGGGAGATATCCCGGTGGTGAAGTCGGATCGCGGTGGCCAGGTGACCTACCACGGCCCCGGCCAATTGGTTGCCTACCTGATGCTCGATGTGCGCCGGCTGGGCTATGGCGTACGTGAGCTGGTCACGCGGATGGAACAGTGCCTGATCGACTTGCTCGCCAGCTATGGCGTGAGCGCTGCAGCCAAGGCCGATGCGCCGGGCGTGTATGTCGATGGCGCGAAAATCGCCTCTTTGGGCCTGCGGATCCGCAATGGCTGCTCTTTCCACGGCCTGGCCCTGAATGTGGACATGGACCTGGAACCGTTTCGACGGATTAACCCCTGTGGCTATGCGGGGCTGGCGATGACCCAGCTGCGTGACCATGCAGGGCCGATTGAATTTGCCGAGGTTGGTGCCCGGCTGCGCTCGCAGCTCGTCAAACACCTCGACTATGCTGAGCAGACGACCCTGACGGGCGGAATCGATTGA
- the lipA gene encoding lipoyl synthase, whose translation MTTAQDAVQTLIPTLDISERAARASEARSKVETGVKLRGAEKVARIPVKIIPTTELPKKPDWIRVRIPVSPEVDRIKSLLRKHKLHSVCEEASCPNLGECFSGGTATFMIMGDICTRRCPFCDVGHGRPKPLDTNEPESLAIAIADLRLKYVVITSVDRDDLRDGGAQHFADCIREIRKLSPGVLLETLVPDYRGRMDVALEITAAEPPDVFNHNLETVPRLYKAARPGSDYQWSLTLLQRFKQMMPHIPTKSGLMLGLGETDEEVIEVMKRMREHDIDMLTLGQYLQPSRNHLPVQRFVHPDTFAWFAEEGYKMGFKNVASGPLVRSSYHADEQAKLVKSMLVSA comes from the coding sequence ATGACTACTGCGCAAGACGCTGTTCAAACCCTGATCCCAACGCTGGATATCTCAGAACGTGCGGCCCGCGCCAGCGAGGCCCGTTCCAAGGTTGAGACCGGCGTCAAGTTGCGCGGTGCCGAGAAGGTTGCGCGTATCCCGGTAAAGATCATTCCGACCACCGAACTGCCGAAGAAGCCTGACTGGATTCGCGTACGCATTCCGGTTTCTCCGGAAGTCGACCGTATCAAGTCCCTGCTGCGTAAGCACAAGCTGCACAGCGTGTGCGAAGAAGCCTCCTGCCCGAACCTGGGCGAATGCTTCTCGGGCGGTACCGCGACCTTCATGATCATGGGTGACATCTGCACCCGTCGTTGCCCGTTCTGTGACGTGGGCCACGGCCGACCGAAGCCACTGGACACCAATGAGCCGGAAAGCCTGGCGATTGCCATCGCTGATCTGCGCCTGAAGTACGTGGTGATCACCTCGGTAGACCGCGATGACCTGCGTGACGGTGGTGCCCAGCACTTTGCCGACTGCATTCGCGAAATCCGCAAACTGTCGCCGGGCGTGCTGCTCGAAACACTTGTTCCGGACTACCGTGGGCGCATGGATGTTGCGCTTGAAATCACCGCAGCCGAGCCGCCGGACGTATTCAACCACAACCTCGAAACTGTGCCGCGCCTGTACAAGGCTGCGCGTCCGGGCTCCGATTACCAGTGGTCGCTGACCCTGCTGCAACGTTTCAAGCAGATGATGCCGCACATTCCGACCAAGTCGGGCCTGATGCTGGGGCTGGGCGAGACAGACGAGGAAGTGATCGAAGTGATGAAGCGCATGCGCGAACATGACATCGACATGCTGACCCTGGGTCAGTACCTGCAACCGTCACGCAACCACTTGCCGGTCCAGCGTTTCGTACACCCGGACACCTTCGCGTGGTTTGCCGAGGAAGGCTACAAAATGGGCTTTAAAAACGTGGCATCCGGTCCGCTGGTACGTTCTTCGTACCACGCTGATGAACAAGCCAAGCTGGTCAAATCCATGCTGGTGAGTGCCTGA
- a CDS encoding LD-carboxypeptidase, giving the protein MTNRLTAPVSFKAHSAVPALPAGGVVALIAPAGPAELDLNLATQWMHARGYQLRVYPGVWQREGYLAGSDAERLRDLHEAFADDSIDAIFCLRGGYGSPRLLDGIDFELLRRHPKPFVGYSDITALHLAITRYAGFVTFHGPMVNADLLGNKQPPTETSLLRMLGGQQPPVLEHPAAWPLTTIAPGCASGRLLGGNLSMICAVMGTAFELDSEDIILFIEDVNEPLYRVDRLLTHLRLAGKLDRLRGVLVGDVAGVDVAALERLLTQELGGLGIPVLAGWRSGHCDPNLTLPMGAQVRLDADQQLLVLEQDVVVSA; this is encoded by the coding sequence ATGACTAACCGGCTCACCGCGCCAGTGTCCTTCAAGGCCCATAGCGCGGTGCCCGCGTTGCCCGCTGGCGGGGTGGTCGCCCTGATCGCCCCGGCAGGCCCTGCCGAACTTGACCTGAACCTCGCGACCCAATGGATGCATGCACGCGGCTATCAGCTGCGGGTCTATCCGGGGGTGTGGCAGCGGGAGGGTTATCTTGCCGGTTCTGATGCAGAGCGTTTACGCGACCTGCATGAGGCTTTTGCCGATGACAGCATTGATGCCATTTTCTGCCTGCGCGGCGGCTATGGCAGCCCGCGCTTGCTCGATGGCATCGACTTTGAGCTGTTGCGTCGTCATCCCAAGCCGTTTGTCGGCTACAGCGATATCACCGCGTTGCATCTGGCGATCACTCGTTACGCGGGCTTTGTGACCTTTCACGGGCCAATGGTGAACGCTGATCTGCTGGGCAACAAACAACCGCCTACCGAAACTTCATTGCTGCGTATGCTCGGCGGGCAACAGCCGCCCGTGCTGGAGCATCCCGCGGCCTGGCCGTTGACGACCATTGCCCCGGGCTGCGCCAGTGGCCGTTTGCTGGGTGGCAATCTGTCGATGATCTGCGCGGTGATGGGCACGGCGTTTGAACTGGACAGCGAAGACATCATCCTGTTTATCGAAGACGTCAACGAACCGTTGTACCGGGTCGACCGTCTGCTGACGCATTTGCGCCTGGCGGGCAAGCTCGACAGGTTGCGCGGAGTGCTGGTGGGGGACGTGGCCGGAGTTGATGTTGCGGCGCTGGAGCGGTTGCTCACCCAGGAGCTGGGCGGTCTGGGTATTCCGGTGCTGGCCGGTTGGCGCAGCGGGCATTGCGATCCGAACCTGACCTTGCCGATGGGTGCGCAGGTCAGGCTGGATGCTGATCAGCAGTTGCTGGTGCTTGAGCAGGATGTAGTTGTAAGCGCCTGA